AGTTGGGATTTGAGCTTAGACATGCCAATGCTTGTCTCAGAACAAGAATAATGTCAAGTTCTTGCTGTCTTGTTGGACGCGGGAGACGTGTGTCCAGTACATCACTCAGCATTCGATTTTGAGTGGATTGAGGTGTTGTGAATGATGACAGGAGGTCTCCTGGATGGCTTCCCATCATGATTTCTAGTGCTATCACTCCGAAACTATACACATCACATTTTTCAGTCACCGCCATCGTGtatgcaagttctggagagtccAAAATTAGAACACATTAAAAGATTTCCCTACATAATATATACCGTTGACAAAAAAGTATTAAAAGTAAAATCTTGTAACACGTTGCCAAGAGAAGATAACCTGGAGCAATGTAACCACAAGTTCCCGCAACCATTGTTTGATTGGATGAATCCGGGTCCAGCAACCTTGAGGCACCAAAATCAGCAACAAATCCCTCCAGTTTGGAGTTTAATAGTATGTTGTTACTTGATATGTCTCGATGAATGATAGGCGGGCTGCAGTCATAGTGCATGTACGATAAAGCATGTGCAACACCTTTCACAATGTTCACCCTCTTACTCCAATCCAGTTCCACTGCGTGATTGTCATCTCTCAGCGCACAGAATAAACTCCCCTTCTCCATATACTCATAAATAAGAAACATGCATCGGTTGTGCAAGCAGAAACCGTAGAGCTTGACGATATTCTTGTGTCTTAGATTTGACAAGACGTGGACCTCATTCCTAAAGCTTCTGTCAAAATTTGGATCCTCGGCTTCCAAGCGGTGAAGTTTCTTAAGTGCAACAGTGTTTCCTTTTGGCAACCTAGCTTCGTATACACTACCATAGCCGCCAGTTCCTATGCAGAAACTGTTGTCAAAATTATTTGTTGCTTTTATAATGTCCTCATATGCAAGGTTTCCATCAAAGTTCAGTACTGAAAAAATATCACCAGTCTGCACAATCATCGTGTCATGTTTTACTCTAGGTTTCTTCCGAAAAAAGAACACAGAGGCTAGTATCAATATGAAAAGGCCGATGGTAATAGGAAGAGCTATGCAAAGGACAAGGGAGACCGACATTCTTCGGTGCGAGTTCACTTCACCACCATTTAAACTATTATCACATGACTGGTGCTCATATGGATGGATGGTGGGTGGGAGTCTGCCAGAAAGATGGTTGTTGGACAGGTTCAACTGAAAGAGATATTCCAAACAACGAAAATTATTTGGTATGCTTCCGGTCAAATTGTTATTATCCAAACTCAATGTGTTCAAAGAATGGCAATTTCCAAGTTCTTTTGGAATGTCTCCGCTAAGTAAATTTCTTGAGAGGCTCAGGTCTTGTAGACTGTCGCACTTAAAAACAGGTATGGAGCCGGTGAGAGAATTATAAGACACATCAAGTGCTTTGAGATGAGTGAGATTAGCATCCTTGAAATCTAAAGAGCCACTAAATTGATTAGAAAGAAGGAACATATATTGGAGTTTGGTCAAGGAGCCTAAAGCTGATGGGATTGTCCCAGTGAGTCTGTTATCCTGAAGGTATAAACCTTCCAAATTACTCAGGTTTCCAAGTTCATTAGGAATGGAACCATTGAGATAATTGTGAGAAAGATATAAAAAAGCCAAATTAGTCAGGTTTCCTAGTTCTGAGGGAATGAACCCGGTGATCAGCTCATTATAAGATACATCAAGAAACTGTAGATAAGTGAGATTACCCAGGGAAGATGGTAACTTACCAGTAAAATAGTTTCCTCTAAGTGAGAGATATTTGAGCTTTGAAAGCATTCCAATTTGGTAAGGTATGCTTCCATTAAGCTCACAGTCGGAAAGATCAAGTGTTTGGAGGTCTGGGAAGGATGAGAAGTTGAGTTTTCCAAGCTCACCCCCTATCTCATAATGTGTCAAATAATAATTTCCCACACCATCATGTACTGTGAAATAATTGATATGTATAGAAACGACTCTACCTTCCTCACAGCGAATGCCATACCAACTGCAGTGCTGCTGGTTTGAATCAAACGGAATATGATTCCCCCACCATCCCGTACTGACAAGAGCTTCTTTTTCGCTGTTATAAAATGATCTCGATGAATTCGTTGTGTTGTCAGCCAGAGCTAAGCAAACAAATAGGAGTAAGAGTGTGTAAATAATGCAGGAGAGTGAAGCCATGCTTTGTTACACAGACCACTTCTTCAACACTTATATTGTGTAGTATTAATATTTTCTTTATACTACACTTTGTTAAACCACAGTGTATCAACCACTAATTCTGAATAGTCTATTGTTTATGTCAGTCAATTATGATAAAGTCTGGGAATGAGTCTTCCACTGCATAAAGCAATATTAAttataaatgtttcatattcaGATTTGTCATTCTTCTCCTAACTTTTCAGCAGGcctttaaaaaattataaaagtttCTCCATAAAAATTATACTAATTTAGAAGGTTGTTTCCGAGAATCTACCCAGGGTCCCTGAGCAAGAAATTCTAATTCAATAATTTCAGGCTCTTGGATTTTAGCAGCTTTTCATTTTAATATAAAGTGAAAATTTGTGAAATTTTTAAGAAACATAATGAAATGTGGAAACACTTAAAATTCCACTATAAGCTATTGAGGTTGGAGTGTTGTTGAAAATACGAAGAAGATGTATAAGAAGCTTAATGGAATGTTTCCACGTCGAAGGAATGTGCGTGATATTGAGTTAGAAGTGTTAAGAAGACAAGTAGAGCAACTGCAGGAGCAACTTGCCCAAAGAGAAGGAAGAAGGCATAACATGCAACCATAACTCTGAAAATGGCTCATCAACACCTAGACGGCGTCATAGGGAATTCAACAATTTTCAAGGTGCTTACAATGTTAAAATCACAATTTCAGATTTTGAAGAAAGTAACCATCCAGATGAATTTATTGATTGGCTTAATACAGTGGAAAGAGTTTTTTATTACAATGATGTGCATGATCGACAAAATTCATAAGTCATGggtttaagatttgaatccttcacctggtacactctaccatacagcttcagtccattcaacagcttttggaatctattgaatgtgtcatttaaagattcattttcttcaaaatgaaaatactcatactgttgaatgagaagctgcattttgttctctcttacttgttctgtaccttcacacagtagctaaactgtgtcccaaacctctttggcagttgtacaatttatcacattatcaaacatatccttgtctagaccattaaacaaaatgttcatagccttcttatccttgtggacttcttctgtgtcttccattgtccattctgctctaggttttggaatggattggccaacagcaactgtggctgtagcaactgtggctactttgtggggaatgtgaggaccattctcaatgcagtttacataaccttcatcttgggagagaagatgaaggtgcattttcaccttccagtggtgataactgtctttgtcaagaactgggatctttactccaatatccttcttactcatctttgttagtttccaagatctttaaactctttgtgtgtcaagagcttgctctgataccaattgttattcctagtagactaacaatgagatttacagaaggggggttgaatgtaaatctcaaaactttttcaagttttgagcagtttcaaagacTATGTGTTTAGATAatcaagtgtgtgtgaattgctttaagctaatgcaaacagatatatattcaaacacaaatgtaaagaacacaacagacttaaaaacttttctggtggatttgttgttccaccagagatggtatttcagaaaatctgtgattcaagaaattgatcacaactgcgtcctagtacaaactagataattttctctcaagatttttctaaacagctctggaaaattcttatctaattactagctgcaacttggtttatatactaccaagcTTTTACAAGTGTAGACAAAGATAAAAGTACAATaaaaaataagttctccacttattTCTACTCCATTTCTATCCAGTACATTATTGGAATATCTGTTGAATATTGCCCTTCTGTACcagagtagaacggctgctttttctgatgttcctgaaataggctaccgcattccagttgtctctgtcaacccatgttcCTCTGTCTGCTTTGTCAACTGttactatcaactgctatttaacagaacatccgttgaagccttcatccgttgatgactttatccgttgatgtactaacagttgaagctctatccgttgatgcactcatccgttgaaggatgttatccgttgaagctttagagacatccgttgaagttttgtttcttatccgttgaaggtctttaagttatcagttgataccacttcatttatacaaaattacaaggcatgaaatatttacaattgtccttcctatttgcatatcctctagtagtcaacatgacttataatttcccacaacttctaagaattatatctcaaatacagagactgaaatgtgctacgaaactagacttatttctaagtaaagctacatcatcaacggatagccaaagtggtcttatccgttgaggctacaaacactagacttctacttaagtgttttgttaaacatatcatcaaactaatgcacatatattcctaacacaaaTTTTCTTAAACTTTCTATTGCAGTGCTTTCACCGATTCGAATGTAATCATCTAATGAATCTGCAGGTACTCCATACGCAATCATTCTCAATGCAGCAGTTATTTTCTGGAGTGACGATAGTCCTGGAACTCCAGCTGCATTACACTTTTGAACAAAGGATTGTGTGACTCTACTGCTGCTTGTATTCGGATGAATAATGATCATCTCATACGAAATCTTCTTCGAAAAATGTAATCCGGATATGTAGGATCATCACTAAAGTAGTCACAGTAT
This genomic interval from Apium graveolens cultivar Ventura chromosome 8, ASM990537v1, whole genome shotgun sequence contains the following:
- the LOC141677043 gene encoding uncharacterized protein LOC141677043, which gives rise to MASLSCIIYTLLLLFVCLALADNTTNSSRSFYNSEKEALVSTGWWGNHIPFDSNQQHCSWYGIRCEEGRVVSIHINYFTVHDGVGNYYLTHYEIGGELGKLNFSSFPDLQTLDLSDCELNGSIPYQIGMLSKLKYLSLRGNYFTGKLPSSLGNLTYLQFLDVSYNELITGFIPSELGNLTNLAFLYLSHNYLNGSIPNELGNLSNLEGLYLQDNRLTGTIPSALGSLTKLQYMFLLSNQFSGSLDFKDANLTHLKALDVSYNSLTGSIPVFKCDSLQDLSLSRNLLSGDIPKELGNCHSLNTLSLDNNNLTGSIPNNFRCLEYLFQLNLSNNHLSGRLPPTIHPYEHQSCDNSLNGGEVNSHRRMSVSLVLCIALPITIGLFILILASVFFFRKKPRVKHDTMIVQTGDIFSVLNFDGNLAYEDIIKATNNFDNSFCIGTGGYGSVYEARLPKGNTVALKKLHRLEAEDPNFDRSFRNEVHVLSNLRHKNIVKLYGFCLHNRCMFLIYEYMEKGSLFCALRDDNHAVELDWSKRVNIVKGVAHALSYMHYDCSPPIIHRDISSNNILLNSKLEGFVADFGASRLLDPDSSNQTMVAGTCGYIAPELAYTMAVTEKCDVYSFGVIALEIMMGSHPGDLLSSFTTPQSTQNRMLSDVLDTRLPRPTRQQELDIILVLRQALACLSSNPNFRPSMISVSQKFSQAPNLSANSIYTTPL